The following are encoded together in the Malaya genurostris strain Urasoe2022 chromosome 3, Malgen_1.1, whole genome shotgun sequence genome:
- the LOC131436605 gene encoding putative uncharacterized protein DDB_G0271606 produces QQQQPQQQQQQQQQQPQQQQQQQQQQQQQQQQQQQQQQQQQQQQQQQQQQQQQQQQQQQQQQQQQQQQQQQQQQQQQQQQQQQQQQQQQQQQQQQQQQQQQQQQQQQQQQQQQQQQQQQQQQQQQQQQQQQQQQQQQQQQQQQQQQQQQQQQQQQQQQQQQQQQQQQQQQQQQQQQQQQQQQQQQQQQQQQQQQQQQQQQQQQQQQQQQQQQQQQQQQQQQQQQQQQQQQQQQQQQQQQQQQQQQQQQQQQQQQQQQQQQQQQQQQQQQQQQQQQQQQQQQQQQQQQQQQQQQQQQQQQQQQQQQQQQQQQQQQQQQQQQRQ; encoded by the coding sequence caacaacaacaaccacaacaacaacaacaacaacaacaacaacaaccacaacaacaacaacaacaacaacaacaacaacaacaacaacaacaacaacaacaacaacaacaacaacaacaacaacaacaacaacaacaacaacaacaacaacaacaacaacaacaacaacaacaacaacaacaacaacaacaacaacaacaacaacaacaacaacaacaacaacaacaacaacaacaacaacaacaacaacaacaacaacaacaacaacaacaacaacaacaacaacaacaacaacaacaacaacaacaacaacaacaacaacaacaacaacaacaacaacaacaacaacaacaacaacaacaacaacaacaacaacaacaacaacaacaacaacaacaacaacaacaacaacaacaacaacaacaacaacaacaacaacaacaacaacaacaacaacaacaacaacaacaacaacaacaacaacaacaacaacaacaacaacaacaacaacaacaacaacaacaacaacaacaacaacaacaacaacaacaacaacaacaacaacaacaacaacaacaacaacaacaacaacaacaacaacaacaacaacaacaacaacaacaacaacaacaacaacaacaacaacaacaacaacaacaacaacaacaacaacaacaacaacaacaacaacaacaacaacaacaacaacaacaacaacaacaacaacaacaacaacaacaacaacaacaacaacaacaacaacaacaacaacaacaacaacaacaacaacaacaacaacaacaacaacaacaacaacaacaacaacaacaacaacaacaacaacaacaacaacaacaacaacaacaacaacaacaacaacaacaacaacaacaacaacaacaacaacaacaacaacaacaacaacaacaacaacaacaacaacaacaacaacaacaacaacgacaataa
- the LOC131433893 gene encoding uncharacterized protein LOC131433893 — protein MVEKASDMILQNVRGLRTKIDAFFLAVSDAEYDIIVLTETWLNDQIFSVQLFGHLYAVYRSDRSPLNSHKTRGGGVLIAVSKKFSSSIDQTFISVSLEQLWVLVELPRDSLNIEVIYLPPDRKIDSVSINEHIDSLSSISFRLSPRTPALLFGDYNQYGLRWCFPEGGLPLVDPLLSQIPTACSALLDGFNLNGFTQINTLLNRNDRLLDLILANDVALPVTNVFSPVEPLIDLDADHPALGVEFRIPTPIEYDEPSISLSLDFRRVDYAELNDLPSVIDWRFIERTANVSDAVECFCDAVESVVSHAVPASRPPLKPPWSNPRLRALKRTRSATLRKYCNTRSQYIKQQLNTVTRQYRRYNIFLYRCYIKRIGMNLRRNPKRFWSFVNSERRVAGLPPSMYLTDETARNEK, from the exons ATGGTAGAGAAGGCTTCCGACATGATACTCCAG AACGTGCGTGGATTGAGGACAAAAATTGATGCATTCTTCCTAGCTGTTTCGGATGCCGAATACGACATTATCGTCCTAACGGAAACCTGGCTGAATGATCAAATTTTCTCTGTGCAACTCTTCGGTCACCTGTATGCTGTTTACAGGAGTGATCGCTCCCCGCTGAACAGCCACAAAACACGCGGAGGAGGCGTACTGATCGCAGTATCGAAAAAATTTAGCAGTTCAATTGATCAAACATTCATATCTGTATCCCTTGAGCAGTTATGGGTATTGGTTGAACTCCCACGAGATTCGCTTAACATCGAAGTAATCTACCTGCCCCCTGATCGTAAAATCGACTCGGTGAGTATCAATGAGCACATAGACTCCTTGAGTTCGATATCTTTCCGATTAAGCCCCCGCACTCCTGCGCTATTGTTCGGTGACTATAATCAATACGGTTTACGATGGTGTTTTCCTGAAGGCGGATTACCTTTAGTTGATCCACTGCTGTCGCAAATTCCGACTGCCTGCAGCGCTCTTCTCGATGGGTTCAACCTGAATGGATTTACCCAGATTAATACATTGCTGAATCGAAACGATCGTCTGTTAGATTTAATACTCGCAAATGATGTCGCTTTACCGGTCACAAACGTTTTCTCGCCAGTTGAGCCACTGATTGACCTTGACGCGGACCATCCCGCTCTAGGCGTTGAGTTTAGGATACCAACGCCAATTGAATACGACGAACCATCTATCTCACTCTCTCTTGACTTTCGTCGAGTCGATTATGCCGAACTGAACGATCTACCTTCCGTTATCGACTGGCGATTCATTGAAAGGACTGCTAATGTCAGTGACGCTGTTGAATGTTTCTGCGATGCTGTAGAAAGTGTTGTTTCTCACGCTGTTCCAGCTAGTCGTCCACCGCTAAAACCGCCGTGGTCTAATCCACGTTTACGTGCTCTTAAGCGAACACGTTCTGCCACCTTACGAAAATATTGTAACACTCGTTCGCAGTACATCAAACAACAACTGAATACAGTAACTAGACAGTATCGTCGTTACAACATTTTTCTATATCGTTGCTATATTAAACGTATTGGAATGAATCTTCGTCGAAACCCTAAACGTTTCTGGTCCTTCGTTAACTCAGAAAGGAGAGTGGCTGGCCTGCCGCCCTCTATGTACTTAACCGATGAAACGGCCCGCAACGAAAAGTAA